The following are from one region of the Aequoribacter fuscus genome:
- a CDS encoding arylsulfatase, with amino-acid sequence MNRLVISLITSLLWILPVTVLAGSKPNILVIWGDDIGWLNISAYNDGLMGYQTPNIDRIAEHGIRFTDHYGEQSCTAGRSAFITGQHPVRTGLTRVGVPGSLLGIQPEDPTLAALLKNFGYATGQFGKNHLGDRSEFLPTEHGFDIFFGNLYHLNAEQAPEHPDYPKNPLYKQLFGPRGVVRSSADGQVEDTGPLTIKRMESVDAEFLAETLRFIDDSHDKGVPFFAWFNSTRMHTVTHLSDKWKGKTGQGVYADGMQEHDSHVGALLDKLDELGITENTLVFYSTDNGAQLHNWPDGGMTPFRGVKNTTWEGGFRVPAIVSWPKRIQPGISNQVMSHLDWLPTILAAVGEPKIKDKLLEGYVANGKRYKVHLDGYNFLPHLTGAQATGPRKEFFYFTDGGMLSAVRVGDWKGMFAQQRAVGFDVWNEPYTQRRLPAIYNLRRDPLERAEIDSGYFVEWYDELLPAVTGLFYLEIQKFLATFEEFPQRQSPSFNMIQAADKAIQGGN; translated from the coding sequence ATGAACAGACTTGTAATAAGCCTCATCACCTCGTTACTTTGGATACTCCCCGTTACAGTACTGGCTGGGTCAAAGCCGAACATTCTGGTGATCTGGGGTGACGATATTGGATGGCTTAATATCAGTGCTTACAACGATGGCTTAATGGGCTATCAGACACCCAATATAGACCGCATCGCCGAGCATGGGATCCGTTTTACAGATCACTATGGAGAGCAAAGCTGTACAGCAGGTCGATCTGCATTTATTACGGGACAACATCCCGTTCGTACCGGACTTACCCGAGTAGGTGTGCCAGGTTCCTTACTGGGTATACAACCAGAGGATCCGACTCTCGCCGCGTTGTTGAAGAACTTCGGCTATGCCACTGGGCAATTCGGCAAGAATCACCTAGGGGATCGAAGTGAGTTTCTGCCCACTGAACACGGATTCGATATCTTCTTCGGCAATCTTTATCACTTGAACGCAGAGCAGGCACCGGAGCACCCTGATTACCCGAAGAACCCCTTATACAAACAACTGTTCGGTCCTCGAGGAGTTGTCCGATCATCCGCCGATGGCCAAGTGGAGGATACTGGACCACTGACGATTAAGAGAATGGAAAGTGTAGATGCTGAGTTCCTTGCTGAAACGCTGCGCTTTATAGACGACTCGCATGATAAGGGCGTCCCGTTCTTCGCCTGGTTTAATTCAACGCGTATGCATACGGTCACCCATCTGAGTGACAAGTGGAAGGGCAAGACGGGGCAGGGTGTGTACGCCGATGGTATGCAGGAACACGACAGTCACGTCGGTGCTCTTTTGGACAAGCTGGATGAGCTGGGAATTACTGAAAACACATTGGTGTTCTATTCCACGGACAATGGTGCACAACTTCATAATTGGCCAGATGGTGGCATGACCCCGTTTCGTGGCGTAAAAAACACGACCTGGGAGGGGGGCTTCAGGGTGCCTGCTATTGTGAGTTGGCCGAAACGGATTCAACCCGGCATATCCAATCAAGTGATGTCACACCTCGACTGGTTACCTACCATTTTGGCCGCTGTAGGAGAACCTAAAATAAAGGACAAGCTTCTTGAGGGATACGTTGCCAACGGCAAGAGGTACAAGGTGCACCTTGATGGCTATAACTTTCTCCCACACTTGACGGGCGCTCAGGCTACCGGGCCACGGAAGGAGTTCTTCTACTTCACGGATGGGGGAATGCTATCCGCCGTTCGAGTTGGAGATTGGAAAGGTATGTTTGCACAGCAGCGAGCTGTGGGATTTGACGTTTGGAATGAGCCATATACACAGCGAAGATTACCTGCCATATACAATCTTCGTAGGGACCCGCTTGAGAGAGCAGAGATTGACAGTGGATACTTCGTAGAGTGGTACGACGAGCTCTTGCCGGCTGTTACAGGATTATTCTATCTGGAAATTCAAAAATTTCTTGCCACTTTCGAAGAGTTTCCGCAGCGACAATCGCCTAGTTTTAATATGATTCAAGCCGCAGACAAAGCAATACAAGGTGGTAATTAA
- a CDS encoding Tn3 family transposase, with amino-acid sequence MSRNKRLSILTAAEVEDLYGVPSFNESYQRFYFMLNDKELAEISRIRQRKYRCVAIALLGYFKCKPVLLNPRYKSMQDDLVFIARFHYRDLTFRRFSLKPDQKSRIYARVLSIVGVSNWNDKRHQPQLVEHLCTCAESWVEPRAVFDAAIEYLARQKIAIPAYSTLQKIVSQVIGQHQKRLHDQIDAACSQGLSTMLLTLVSGEGQFTFQQLRQSARNFTGTELQKEIAVYHHIQPWMTDVTTVLESLSLSQKNQQHYAERVDYYGAKLKRQSLANQRLYLLCYLQSRHQQGLERIAEGFIHHLRQVKQRAHQMAQERVYRDWQKAARNVSKAADILHLFVDDSIDPDTSFQAVQQRAFQFLNVSDLNSVCRYLSNQKQSAEEAFWQHLDTESTLRAGLLRSLFCCLRFDGTDKTRRLAGALAQARLDLVAGNRLGDVSIDQRLLPKATRPLLSKPDGSIDKSKYEWFLYLQIPNRLNGQLTLPEVIRYRALEDDLVKPEIWKNQKGSLVEGTQQPNISEDPKRLIPRMADELTLRLHEVSHYLERSDTRDVILRPKDGKHHWRLPTASKKHLVNNPFFQQMKAVSIADVLRVVDRDTGFIDDFQHVLGLSSKSRQYEVDLLAILIANATNQGIYGIAQISDCTYEQLSTIQANYLRLETLNASNDRINNATTRLSIFKHYNIQEDILHASADGQKFEAKRETFRTRYSSKYFGTSKGVSAVSLNANHMAINARVIGANEHESHYIFDLLMNNSTEIVPDMLSTDTHGVNHVNFALLDLFGYRFAPRYAQVGRVINELFNITEDKNQQVHISLRKPINTQRIMAHWDTIQRIAVSLAQRKTSQARLVRKLSGYKHNHPLLEALTEYNRLLKAQYLLNYIDDASLRNHVQRALNRGEAYHQLRRAISHVNGDRFRGNSDEEIQIWNESARLVANAIIYFNSKVLSNLLDSFEDQGNAMSLETVKRASPVAWENINLRGRYTFAPTGELPKLEDLMESIDGYRPTIDK; translated from the coding sequence ATGAGCAGAAACAAGCGGCTATCAATCCTCACTGCTGCCGAGGTCGAGGATCTATATGGCGTCCCATCCTTCAATGAGTCATACCAGCGATTCTACTTTATGCTGAATGACAAAGAACTAGCGGAGATATCGAGAATAAGGCAACGCAAATATCGTTGTGTGGCGATTGCTTTGCTGGGCTACTTCAAATGCAAACCGGTCCTGCTTAACCCAAGGTACAAATCAATGCAGGACGACTTGGTATTCATAGCCCGATTTCACTATAGGGACCTTACCTTCAGGCGTTTTAGCCTGAAACCTGACCAAAAATCCCGTATCTATGCGCGTGTTCTATCGATCGTCGGCGTCAGCAACTGGAACGATAAAAGACATCAGCCACAGCTTGTCGAGCACTTGTGTACCTGTGCTGAAAGCTGGGTGGAGCCCCGAGCAGTCTTTGACGCTGCAATCGAATATTTGGCTCGCCAGAAAATCGCAATTCCCGCCTATAGTACGCTGCAGAAGATCGTCAGTCAGGTTATTGGCCAGCACCAGAAACGATTGCATGACCAGATCGACGCCGCTTGCAGCCAAGGTCTATCAACTATGTTGCTCACACTGGTTTCCGGTGAAGGCCAGTTTACATTCCAGCAACTACGCCAGAGCGCCCGCAATTTTACCGGCACCGAGTTGCAAAAAGAAATAGCCGTGTATCACCATATTCAGCCGTGGATGACGGATGTGACGACTGTACTCGAGTCACTTTCTCTCTCTCAGAAAAACCAGCAACACTATGCCGAACGGGTTGACTACTACGGAGCCAAACTTAAACGTCAATCGCTTGCTAACCAGCGCCTGTACTTGCTGTGCTATCTGCAGTCGCGGCACCAGCAGGGCCTGGAACGTATTGCGGAAGGGTTCATACATCACCTCCGGCAAGTGAAACAACGTGCGCATCAAATGGCCCAAGAACGGGTCTATCGGGATTGGCAAAAGGCAGCTCGCAATGTGAGCAAAGCTGCTGATATCTTACACCTGTTCGTTGATGACAGCATCGATCCTGATACGTCGTTTCAAGCTGTACAGCAACGGGCGTTCCAGTTTCTCAATGTCAGCGACCTGAACTCAGTCTGCCGATACCTGAGTAATCAGAAACAGTCGGCGGAGGAGGCATTTTGGCAGCACCTGGATACGGAGTCCACATTGCGAGCCGGACTGTTGCGTTCGCTCTTTTGCTGTCTGCGTTTTGACGGTACCGACAAAACGCGGCGGTTAGCCGGGGCCCTGGCCCAAGCTCGGTTGGATTTGGTCGCCGGTAATAGGCTCGGCGATGTCAGCATTGATCAGCGTTTACTACCGAAAGCCACACGGCCATTGCTGTCGAAACCCGATGGCAGTATAGACAAATCCAAGTATGAATGGTTTTTGTATCTGCAGATACCCAACCGCTTAAACGGCCAGTTGACGCTGCCGGAAGTCATTCGATATCGGGCGTTAGAGGATGATCTCGTGAAGCCAGAGATCTGGAAAAACCAGAAGGGGTCCTTGGTGGAGGGCACTCAGCAACCCAATATCAGCGAGGATCCGAAACGTCTGATTCCACGCATGGCGGATGAGCTGACCCTTCGGTTGCACGAAGTCAGCCACTATTTGGAGCGTTCAGATACCAGGGACGTAATTTTGCGACCGAAAGACGGCAAACATCACTGGCGGCTGCCTACAGCCAGCAAGAAGCACCTAGTGAATAACCCGTTCTTCCAGCAAATGAAAGCGGTCAGCATCGCCGATGTATTGCGCGTAGTGGATCGGGATACCGGGTTCATTGACGACTTCCAACATGTGCTGGGCTTGAGCTCGAAAAGCCGTCAGTACGAAGTGGATCTGCTGGCGATACTGATTGCCAATGCCACTAATCAGGGCATCTATGGCATCGCGCAGATTTCTGACTGCACCTATGAACAACTCAGCACTATCCAAGCGAACTACCTTCGGTTGGAAACCCTGAATGCGTCCAATGACCGCATCAACAACGCCACTACACGACTGAGTATCTTCAAGCACTACAACATTCAGGAAGATATTCTGCACGCCAGTGCCGATGGTCAGAAGTTCGAAGCCAAACGCGAGACATTCCGCACGCGGTACTCCTCAAAATACTTCGGGACCAGCAAAGGCGTGTCCGCGGTCAGTCTGAATGCCAATCATATGGCCATCAATGCCCGGGTAATCGGGGCCAATGAGCATGAATCCCATTACATCTTTGACCTGTTGATGAACAACAGTACTGAGATAGTCCCCGACATGCTCTCAACTGACACTCATGGAGTAAACCATGTGAACTTTGCCCTGCTCGACCTGTTCGGATATCGGTTCGCACCTCGATATGCCCAGGTCGGCAGGGTCATCAATGAACTATTCAACATCACCGAAGACAAGAACCAGCAAGTGCATATATCGTTGCGCAAGCCGATCAACACGCAGCGTATCATGGCTCACTGGGACACCATCCAGCGGATTGCCGTCTCTTTGGCTCAGCGCAAGACCAGTCAGGCCAGGTTAGTGCGTAAACTATCCGGTTACAAGCACAATCACCCATTACTGGAGGCATTGACCGAATATAACCGGCTGCTGAAAGCCCAATATCTGCTGAACTACATTGACGACGCCAGCCTTAGAAATCACGTTCAGCGAGCGTTGAACCGGGGTGAAGCCTATCACCAGCTGAGACGGGCGATTAGCCACGTCAATGGCGACCGATTCCGGGGTAATAGCGATGAGGAGATCCAGATCTGGAACGAAAGTGCCAGACTGGTGGCAAATGCCATCATCTACTTCAACTCAAAAGTGCTCAGTAATCTGCTGGACAGCTTTGAGGATCAAGGCAATGCAATGTCTCTGGAAACAGTAAAGCGGGCCTCACCTGTAGCCTGGGAGAATATCAACCTCCGGGGTAGATACACATTCGCACCGACAGGTGAATTGCCAAAACTTGAGGATTTAATGGAATCGATTGATGGCTACCGGCCGACAATCGATAAGTAA
- a CDS encoding MFS transporter yields MNQNINTTAASASTQPVAGPVSNHITTIEKFLYGGGSMALAVKNVTFNMFVLLFYKQVLGLSGTLTGLAIFISVMWDAVSDPLIGSWSDRLRTRLGRRHPMLIAGTIPLGLSFVMIFNPIEAVQGTQWPLFAWLLVSVVLLRTFLTMIWIPLGAMGAEITDDYAERTSIVSFRTNIGWIAGMLLPVIALPLLFVGTNDQDGRFIVENYTQYGWVCCIIVIIFCFACIRGTWRFIPRLIAVGNRHRPTPGAMGVLRDAIETFHDSNFRRLIVLDLCVGATFGITAALFMVTMTYYWEVSVGELSVLSTGSLVAAGLIFPATKYLSERWEKQTILKFAVIGFIINTPWLIVARMTDWAPENGTLFLFALLYIQGTINTFLSILRTISHHSILADIADEHELRTGRRQEGVLFAVAAFAEKFVMGFGYIFVGPFLDIIGLEATMAPGAVPESILTSIGIVIGPVMTIILVIPLWMVSRLGVSRERSREVQAALRSRQLGESAT; encoded by the coding sequence ATGAACCAAAATATAAATACTACAGCTGCTTCAGCGAGTACACAGCCCGTAGCGGGGCCGGTAAGCAACCACATCACCACTATTGAAAAGTTCCTTTACGGAGGCGGGAGCATGGCGCTCGCCGTGAAGAATGTCACGTTCAACATGTTCGTTCTTCTCTTCTACAAACAGGTGTTGGGGTTATCGGGCACCTTGACGGGCTTAGCGATATTCATCAGTGTTATGTGGGACGCTGTATCGGATCCATTGATCGGGTCATGGTCTGACCGCTTGCGCACCAGATTGGGCCGACGCCACCCGATGTTAATCGCCGGGACCATACCCCTTGGACTGTCCTTTGTCATGATCTTTAACCCTATCGAAGCTGTACAGGGCACACAATGGCCTTTGTTCGCTTGGTTACTGGTCTCTGTAGTTCTATTGAGAACCTTTCTTACGATGATCTGGATCCCGCTTGGTGCAATGGGCGCAGAGATTACCGACGACTATGCTGAACGTACGTCAATCGTTAGCTTTAGAACCAACATCGGCTGGATCGCAGGTATGTTACTACCAGTTATTGCATTACCTCTTCTTTTCGTAGGCACGAACGATCAAGATGGTCGTTTCATTGTCGAAAACTATACGCAGTACGGGTGGGTATGCTGCATTATTGTCATTATCTTCTGCTTTGCTTGTATAAGGGGAACATGGCGCTTCATCCCACGTCTAATCGCCGTCGGTAACCGTCACCGGCCAACCCCCGGCGCGATGGGTGTGCTTCGTGATGCAATTGAGACCTTCCATGACAGTAATTTTAGAAGGCTCATCGTACTGGACCTCTGTGTCGGCGCCACCTTTGGAATAACCGCTGCGTTGTTTATGGTTACGATGACGTACTACTGGGAGGTCAGTGTCGGCGAACTGTCTGTTCTCTCGACGGGCTCTCTGGTGGCCGCAGGACTTATCTTTCCAGCGACGAAGTACCTATCTGAACGTTGGGAGAAACAAACTATCCTGAAATTTGCCGTAATCGGCTTTATTATCAATACTCCCTGGCTGATTGTCGCCAGAATGACGGACTGGGCGCCTGAAAACGGGACTCTCTTTCTATTTGCGCTTCTATATATTCAGGGAACAATTAATACCTTTCTTTCCATACTCCGCACGATTTCACACCACTCCATTCTGGCTGACATTGCTGACGAGCATGAACTTCGCACCGGACGTCGACAAGAAGGTGTGCTATTTGCAGTAGCGGCCTTTGCCGAGAAGTTTGTGATGGGATTTGGCTACATTTTTGTGGGTCCCTTTCTGGATATCATTGGCCTTGAGGCAACGATGGCTCCCGGAGCTGTGCCGGAATCAATCCTTACCTCCATTGGTATCGTGATTGGCCCTGTAATGACAATTATCCTGGTCATTCCCTTGTGGATGGTCTCTCGATTGGGCGTTAGCCGAGAACGGAGCAGGGAAGTCCAAGCTGCTCTGAGGTCCAGACAACTAGGGGAATCAGCAACGTAG